The genomic interval gcagggctcGGCCCTCCCTGCCACACCCCCCGGGGCTGGCCAGAGAACACAGCCTCTCTGTCCGCTTAGGGTAACAATAAGGCTCCTCAGGGACCACCGCTCCCGGACAAACAGCCCCGACCACACCCAGCTGTTTATCGCACAGGCCGTGGAAAGAAAAGCAGCGCGGCCCCCACCCTtccccgcctccccgcctccccgggCAGCGGGCCTGCCCCTGCcacacacatgccacacacaGGCAGACACTCGGTCCACTGCGGAAACACACCCCAGGGGCCTGGCGATGGCCGGACAACAAAGCCGAGAGGCATGGAATCTGGAAAAGACCCGGTGCGGAGAGCTCTCTATTGAACACACAGAGGCTGCGCTCCGCTCTCCCACCCACTCCAGGGCCTCTCTGTCCCCCATTCCTTGGCCTTGGGCCCCGGCTCATTCCATTCCGAGGTCCTCCTTGGCCGCCAGTCATCAAGGGGACGGCTGCCTCCGTGCCGCCCACTCCAGGGCCTCAAGTTCAGTCCGCGGAGAGCCCCTGCCCGGCGCGGCCAGCCCGTGGGCCTCCTGGCCCGGCTCGCCCTGGCTCTCCTGGCGGCCAGTGCCCGCTgcagcccagcccctcctcacGGCTCCAGCTCCCGGGAGAGGCGGGACAGTTCCCGCTGGTTGTCGATGACCTTCAGCTGCTGGACGTAAGCCCAGGTGCTGGCTGGACTCCGGGTGCTCAGGGACTGCTCTGAGCCtaagtggggggagagggggggaggggtggtcggGGGGGGTGCACCGCGCACTTTGTAGagcccacccctcctcctccaagaagcGAATCAGCCTCCCTGCCCTCCGCCACCGAGCCTGCCACTTCCCACAGCCAATCTAGAAGACACCCCGCCCCCCCTGCTGGGGCAGAATAGCATGGTGGTCAAGGGCACAGGCTGGAGAAAACAGGCCCCCCCAATTGCATACAGTTTAATACCCCTTTTACTAAGTTCAAAAACAACTAAAACTAAAGAATATTTTGTTGTCATATATATATGAGGCATTTAaaagatgtatatgtatgtgcgtgtgtgtatatatattttatcatacatatatataataaagctattttaaaaaacaagaaaatgagtaACTCAAAATTCAGAAGAGTGGCTTCCCTGGGCGGGAGGGGCAAGAGGACGGGAGAGAGGAACACCACTAGGGAGATGGAAGTTATTGTCAACGTGTTCATATTTGGCTTGGGTCCAGAGGTGCCCATCGTATCATcagaatatacatacataaattaaaataatgatgacAGTGTGGTATGAACTGTGGATTACAATTAATCCCATTTCATGCAACTGAAGGCCAATTACAAGAACGCAGATCTGGAGTAAGAGTCCCTGGGTCCCAGCTCTATCTAACTCTGTGGCTTACACAGGTTTCTTCAAGGCTCCAGCCTGTTCGCACATCTTTAAGTTAGGATAGCATTCTACCTGCCTCATAGAGGTGTCGTGAAGCGTTATCAGCATCATGTATGCACGTGCCTGTAAATGCCAGCCATGGCCAACTTGTCAACACCCACCCCTGCCCGCACTTACACATGGAAATCCTGGTCGCCTGGCTGTCCTCGTGCAGGTGGGAGACTCGGCTTCTAAGCGGTGACAGAGGCACTGGCGGGTGAGAGGAGGGGAGTCAGCGAGACAGGACCAAGCCGGTACCTTGAAGGGGACATCGCTCAGGGGCACCCACCCGGGGAACCCGCCCTCTCACCGCTGCTGTGGCTTCTGCAGTGGTGCAGCATCCTCGCAGCTCTGGCCATCATTCTCTGCGGGCCAAGCAGGGACATGAGACCCGGTGTGAGGAACGGGACCCTGGTGTGGCCTGGGGGACAGCTGAAGTGCTCGTAGGAACTAGTGGCTGTAGGAGACGGGGTCCTGTCTGCTGTGCCCCAGCTCACCCAGAGACCCAGCAGGGACCAGGCGTTGGGAAGAACAGAGGTGAGGGAGGGCTTAGACGGGAGGGGGCTCTGGTTGAAGAGCGAGATAGTTGAGGCTGTCACCCCAGCACTCGCCAGCGGAGACCAGACCCTCACGAGGGCATGCAATGGAGTAATGgctattttaaaggaagaattcatatttatattattgAGAACAACTTTAGACCATCTCTCACCCCATCCCTGACCCCTTCCAAGGCCATCGTCATAGCCTGCAACCCATTCCAGTGTCAGGCACCCACTCTCCTCGGACTCACCATCTTCTCAAAGTTGATGAGATTCTCTACCAGTGTGTGATTTCCCTCATGGATGAAGGTCATGTCTGCAAAGAGATGGGCTTTGCTCATAGGCCCCCAAACTCCTTCCCCTTCCAGCAGCCAAGGAAAGGTGAGGGGCCAATAACAGGGAGGCTCGGGCCTGTCCATCCCCCACATGGCCCTCTTCCTCCCCACTAACCTCCTGGAGCGATTTCCTTGTATCTCTTAGGCCTCGTATCATCGGCCATCTAATGTCTGCATGTCTTAACTCTGCTTCTACCCTGTGAACTCCTAGTTCCTCTTTGTGTCCCCCAGGGCATCAGCACACTGGAATCACTCAGCAGGTCGGATGGACACACAGGGGCAGGAATGGATGGGATGAAGACAGGGAGGTGGATACTGGTCCTCTTACCTTTGAGAAGAAGGGGCATGAAggggatgaggggaggggagagcttGGTGAGGGCCAGACGGTACACACGGTGGTTCCATGAGGGGTCCTGAGAGggaagaagccacagtgagagaGGGAAGGTCCCATACACCATAACCCACCACGTGCCACAGCGCAACCAAATGCCCACTGTCCCAAGGAGAGGCTGTGCACCCCTCCCCTTGGAGCTCAGCTTCCTCTCGGCCCCAGATCTCACCAAGGCAGGCTCTGCGGAGGCGGGAGGGGGCCTGGAGCTGTGACTGCCAGTCTGCATGATGTGGCTTCCTGGCCTCTGATTAAACCCCAAGGACACGTCATGGCCATTATCACAGGGGCCCTGAGGTTTCATGGAAAACTCTCTTTTCTGTCcctgtttctccctctccctctctctagtGGGTAAATTCCTTTGAACCTCTTGAGCCCCAGGAGAATTTTTTCCTCAAGCGTCTTAGAGCCTTGCTGATGAAAGCACCCTGCACTAGCTCTCCCCTGAATACTGTCAAACCTTTCAAACCGGCCCCCCTAACAGTTCCTGGCAGTGGAGGGCTCAACTCCTCAATTCCTTCCTCATCTTTTGGCCTAGgctggcacatgggctccttgaGTCTCCTGAGGGGCCATTGACAGGCCCCAGAACACCATGGGAGCTGGGGTCAGGACTTGCTTCCTGAGCCCTGAGGCAGGTCAGCTGGAAACCGGCATCCCCCAGTGGTCCCCTGgcacctcagaccccagggccaGACACTGCCCTCATGCAGGACCTCATAGCCACAGCAAATGCcatccccccaacacacatactGAGGGATATAGCACACTATGCAGAGCCCCCCATCATGCTAAACACCTGTTCCTCAGCCAGCACCCCAAACTCACAGGCCAAAGGGAGCCAGGCCCTGACCCAGGGCTGGAAACCAGAGAAGTAGACAAGGACAGGCAGAGAGGCTGCAAGGGAGCCAAGAATCGGGGTTTCTGGAGGGAGGAGCCGGGGCCCGGCACTCACCAGCAGCCTCTCGAGAGCCGAGTAGAGCTTCCGGACTTTGTGGGGCAGCCTCTGtgaaggagaggcaggcggggctGTCACTGCTCTGGGGTGGGAGCACCATCCCCAAAAAGGACCCCCAGAACGGGCAGGGGCCTGACTCAGGACCGGGGTGGGAAGGCCCTGGCCTGCCTCGGCAGATGGAACCCACCTCCCAGGTCTGGGCCAGGCGGCTGATGGCCGAGTTGCTGAGGCCAAACATGATGGCAAAGAAGGAATTGAGATTCTTTTGCTCCTTGAGGCTGTGAACAGAAGACCAAGAGACCCTCAGCCACGTGCAAAGCCCCGCACCCATACAACAGGCGGCCTGGGGCCCAGCGCCAGGCCAGGCCAGCGCTGCCCCTGCGGGCACTGGGGCCGGACAGGGTGGGGaggcagaggctccaggggaccCAGGGAAGCATGGGGGTGGCAGATTTGGCAACTCCCTGACCATGGATCGGGCATTTAAGTAAAGGCAGCCTCAGGACTCCACCACCCAGCCCACCCAGCCCACAGGCACTCACTGGGCGGCCAGCTTGATGAACTTCCTGAGCAGCTGGGCCCGCAGGCCGGGCACAGGGCACAGACACAGCTCTGTGGCCACCCAGTACTGCAGCTCATTGAAGCGGCGCATGAAGCGCTCCAGGTTGGCGGTGGTGACGTCCcgcaggggctgggggcccagcaCGTAGTGGATCAGCTCCACCTGGGCGGGGGCAGCATGAGAGGTCAGCGCATGGCAGGTGGGGAGCCCACATCGCCGGCCCCCTCCCCTCCGCTCTGACCCTGCACCTGGTGGATGCTGTTGAAGAGGCTCCAGTCGTGGTCCGTCAGCTGGCCCGCCAGGTCCTTGGTGCTCACCAGGTCCAGCCCCTCTGCAGAGCCCACGGTGGGCCCCAGCTGCTCGGGGTGTGGGGTCTGCAGGTGGGAGAGTGCTCAGGGGGGCTGCTTGGGGAATCCGGGGGAAAGGTGCTGGGTGGGAGGAGCCTCTGTGCCCAGGGTCGGAGGAATgccagggagggcaggggctggaggggcaTCTGATGGAGGGGCTTCCCAAGGAGGCATGTCCCAGACAGCTCCCCAATGCTGGGACCCCTCCTTGTAGGGTGCCTGTTCTCTGGGGAACCCCTGATGGGGCAggtctccctcttcccccttgaGAGCTCCCAACcagttctcccctcccccaacctgggGACTTTCCCCATTGGCTGAGGCcaactccttcctcttcctccttaagGCCCAGCAGCAGCCAGAGCCAGCCCTCCCCGTCTTCTTCGTGTGACCCTCTCCTAGCACCCACTCCTACCACCCCCAAAACTCAgctcctccccaggccctggcGCCCCGCCTGTCCCTACCAGCTTGTGCACTTCCTGAGGGCTGACAACAAAGAGCCGCTCGTTGAGCCCCAGGGATGTGGCCACACCACGGGCATCTGGCTGCAGGCCAATGGCGTCTGCAAAGAGAGCAGAGGCTGTGCTGGGCGGGGACAGAGAGGGAGGCCAGCGAGCAACCGGAGGCAGGGTGGAGGCCCCGTTTAGGAGGCTGGAAGGTCTCTTCTCCCAGTAGCAGGGTTGGAGTCCTGGGCAGGTGTGCTAAATACACAGGTGCGCACGCCCACGCATCCACACACACAGGGCAGCACGGCCCAAGGACGATGAAAGGGGAGTCTCAGTGAGACAGGCTGACGCTGGGCAACGCTGGAGCCTcagtgagcctcagcttcctcctttgTCAAATGGAGGCACTAAGATTTGCCCTGACTACTCACAAGTCAAATGAAATCattgatataaatataaatagtggCTAtaaatatatgatacatatataggCCCTTTGAAAATAGGGAAATGCCCTGCAGAAATCTTTGTGCGGATTTTCATCAGCTCTTGTGGACTGAGACCGTGTTTTTAGTCATGTTTGAGCCTCCAGTCCCTAGACCATCAGCCTCCAAAGTAAGGTACGCAAGACCATCCGCGTGTCCAGGAAAAAACATTAGCTCTTtcactttattgatttttctcaccTGTTTTGCATTTCTATTTTGTGTGTTGTGTTATGATCACGTAACATTAGGGTAGGAATATATGTATGTGACTTACAAgcaaatatacacatattatgGAGTTTGTAATAAAATATTGATTACTGACATCGGTGTCAATCAAAAGGATCAGTGCTCTGAACAGAGCACAGGCACATAGGGTCTCAATAAACACTGGCTTAGGACAACTGCAACTTTCCAGGTAGCCACCAGAGGGCAGTGCTTCCCAGAGCAGCACATAGGCACAGGTGACCTCAtcctctctccccacttcctGAAGGAAGGAGGCTTTGCCAGCCTCCCTGCCATTCCTTGCCATTGTTCTCTGGATACCCAGCTGCCTACCCTGGGCTCCAGCTGTCAGACCTGGGCTGTGTCCTTCATGGACAACAGTGGGTTTTAATGTCCCAAGTTCTCCGAAGGCAGGTCTTAATAATCCTCATGTTGCCGTATTCCGAGCACCAACTTTATGCTGGGTCCCGTGCTAACAGCTTTAAACACAGTAGCTTATTTAATAGCCACAGCAGTCCGATGGGATAGGTACAGTTACAGCGCTCATTCGACAGACGAGGAAACCGAAGTTCACAGAGGTTAAACAACttacccaggatcacacagctagtaagcagtgGGGTCTGGGATTCCAGCTCAGATCTGGGAGTCCACAGTCTAGGCTCTTAACCATCAAGCTGCTCTGTCTTACCTGCCATGGTACCTCTACCTCCTAACACACTGCTGACCCACAGCTGACCCTCAAAGATGACTACAGACTAAATGAGCAACTACCCGAATTCAAAGGCTGTTGACGCTCTCACTGTGTGAACTTGGGAAAATCACTGAACCCCTTTGAGCTTAAGTTTCCTTGTCTGAAAATAGGATCAAAATACCTGTCTCATAAGATTGTTATTAGGATTACATAAATATGTAAGCATGATAATGATGTAGCAGTAGCTATGTAATAACAGATAATAATGTAGTGCTGACTATGGGTCAGACACCATTCTAAACACTTTTATAGATTAGCTCATTTATCCTCACAATTCCTCTATGAAGCAGGCACtcttttcatccccattttacagatgatgaaacagagcacagagagattaagcatCCTGCCCagggacagagaggagggagCCAAAGGGCAGAAGTCAAATGCAGGCAGCAGGTTCCAGAGTTCACGCTCTTCAGCACCACATGCAAAGCACTTTGAAGAGATGTAATAAACCTCCCAataaatgctaaccatcattaacatgataaagataataaagatgatGATAATCTTAATTCGGGGGATGGGCACGGCTCTGAGGGGGTCCCCTCCCTTGGGACCACCCTACCCAGAGACACAACTCACCGCCCGCAGAGTTCACCTTCACCAGCACCTGCCCCTTAGTCCAGCCGTCCTCCTGGGCCAGCGCCGCCATCACCTCTCTCACTGAGGCCGTCACAGGCAGCTGCAGGGTCAGCACCGAGTGGTCCGGCCGGCAGATGTCATAGGGGACTGGAGAGGAAGGCTGGCTgagctgtgggggggggggctgcttGGTCTCCCCACCCCAGGAGGGAGAGGGCAGCAACTGCAGCGGAGGGAGGGTCCCGAGGAGGCGGGCAAGGGTGCTACGGAGTAgcctgggtgggtgggaggcCCTGAGCCAAGGAGAGGGGGAGCCTGGAACAGAGACCCCAAGGAGCACGGCATGCCACCCTCGGCCAGGCGCCCCAAGGTCAAGGGTGATGACAGTAGGGTTCGAGCTATGCACTGACTGGCTCGGACAGACCACCAACCTTTGTCCCCGACTCGGATGGCACAGTTGCTGCTGGGGAGAGGTTCATCCTGGCTGGGGAGCCAAACAGGCATGTTCCGCGcctgagagggagagaaagtaaGGCCGGGAGGACACAGGAGAGCATGCTGGGACGGGGAGGGGCCTCTGTCACCAGGAGCAGGGGACCCGCGGGGCACGCACACCACCCTCGGGCTCTGCTTGTCCCATGAATCTGGGCCAGGTAAGGCGCTGGGGACTGAGGCTCCTGGAGGAGACAGAGCAAAGTCTGTGCCCCTCTACATGTGTGTTACCCCCTCTACCAGATGGGTCCAGAATTGCTCTAATACGAACACACCTCAGCTATTGATCTCGGTCTTTTCCTCCTTCAGCTACCATTTGCTATTTGCTACATGCCAGGCTAAGTACAGACATATTTTAAGTATCTAAATAGTCACAAAAGCCCTTGGAcaaaatattattatccccattttatagatgagatcagtgaggctcagagaggttaagtaacatacCCAAAGCAACACAGCTGCTAAGTGGCCCAGCTGGAATCCTAACCTGTCGCCTgcgccccacacacacacacaccgcgcTCTTGTCCACCAGCACTCAACTGTGTCAGCTGCCCTGTCACCCCACAACCCTTCCTCCATGGTCCCACCACAGTGGGCTGTTGGGGAGCCCCCGCTGTCCAGAGGCCTCCCTCACACAGCTCCTCTGCCCACCGACCACTCTTTCCAACTCTTGTACTGACTCTCTACCTGCTCTGAAGGTGGCAGATCAGGTTCGGACCTTGGTTCATGGTTCTTCCCTGGATTTCCAGATCTCTGCGCTCCCCTCCGAGCTCCTCCCAGCCTCACGCaccctcccactccaccccacccctgcagaTGGAAGACTCTAAAAACCATACCACTGAGCACTGAATTTTCTTCCAAGCCCTGGTCTCAAATGCCTCCTGGATCCTCCCGTGTCTGTGCTCCATCACCCCAAACTCAACACACCCCTCGGATCCCTCATCCCACTTCCCAGGCTACTCTTCGGCCATTCCCCTGGGCTCATGGCTCCTGCTGCCCACTCCCCGCTTCCCCACGGCATGTCATCTAGTTCTGGGGTCTCCgtgtgcccccctccccagcccaggccaaCCCCAGGGTCCACCAGCCCGTGTGTTGCCTCACTCATTATCTACTAAAACGGCATTCTCCGCCAGCCTCACCTCTCGggtgcctccctctctcccactcccaTCTGCCTGACCAGGGCCAGATTAAGCTTCCTATCACGGCTCCCAGGCCATCATTGTCTACTGGATAAAGCGCAGGTTCCTCAGCTGACCTATTCAGTATACAAATCTGACCTTGTCAATCCTTGGCTCAGACACCTTCAATGGCTCACACTGCTCTCGGGACAAAGGCCAGGCCCCTTTGGCCCGTGGCCCacggcggggggggtggggggggcggcctCACCTGCTCTGGCCCCTGCccgcctctcccctctcctccaggcTCCATTAGGAGGTGGGCTCCCTCCCCCCTCACACCCTCCTGCAGCctcttctccctccaccctcactcCCTGCTGCTCTCAGCCCCAGCGGTCACTTCTCCCTGACCCTGACCCGGAGTCAGCCCTCCCCTTCCTGTCTCCAGAGTCCCCTGTCTTTGCCTTTATACAGCATGAGATTGTTCTGCAGCCCCGTCCCTCGCTTCACTGCCAGCCCCTCAAGGCCAGGgtggctcccccagccccctaCCGCATCCTCGGCACCTAGCGCAGTGCCCGCCGGCCGTTCCCTGAGTGGCGACCACAGGCTGGGGAGACAGAGGTCAAGGCCCTTCACGCGGGCATTCTAGTGGGACATGACAGACACCAACAGACAATAAGCAAGtagacaaacaaagaaaacaattccactgGGATAATGCTTTGAGGAAAACCATAGAGGACACCTTGGAGGGGAGCCGGTGGGAGAGGGGCCAGCAGGTAAGGGCAGGAGACTGAGGAGGGGCTGAGCTTCACCTTTAGCCGAAAAGGAGCCTgcgaggaggaggggggagcaggATGAGGTGGGAGAAGCAGCTGGGCACTGCAGGCCCAGGTGAGGCATCTGGGTGTTATTCCCAATGAATGAGCCCCCCAGCCAGCCCCAACTTACCTTCCCAGCCCTTTCCACCCCATTCCTCAAATCTCGCGCCAGTCACGGCTCTTCCTCCTGTTTCCCCCCGCTAGCCCACTGCTGGGAATGGCACTGGGATCTCAGCCTGCCTTCCTCTGGGCTCCCTGCACTGGTCCCCAGGAACCCCTGGGCTTCCAAGGCTACCCCCAGGCACCACCCCTCACCTCTCAGGTGGGAACTGCTAACTGGCTCTAACTGTGAGCATGAATCACCTCCCAGATAGAATAAAAGCCCCTTGgcttggtggggggcggggggcgggggagcagTGACCTTAGACCTCTGTGTCTCCCTGCAGGGCCTGGCCCCAGCGCCACATGAAGCCCGAGCTCCATGAACACTTATCCCAGACCCATGGATGTGCCTGGGGCCGACAGGGGACGGGGGCTTCCCATGCAGAGCCCCTTGGGTAGGGGCCGAAGGAGGGGCCCGGTGGTCCCTGGAGGAGTGGGGACAGCTGGGGCCCCGCAGAAGCGAGAGGACCTCATTCGGGGCAGACACCTTCATCTGCGGAGATGCGTTCCCACAGCCATTTTCCAACCTGTGGAGCAAGAGAGAAGGGAGGTGAGACTGGCGGGCAGGGCCCACTGCAGGCAGGATGACATGGGGTCAAGAGCAGAGAGGACGACACGGGCTCTGGATTCTACCCGCCCTCACCAGAGGCTCAGAGGTTTGCAGATCTGGTGAGGATCAAAGATTTGGTGAGACAGGCAAGACTTGAAATCCAGCCCCTGGATCCTGTGATTTTCCCAGGTCagcaagggagggaaagagagctcAAGGGAGAAAGGGATGCGGTGTCAGGGCAGGCAGCCTGCACAGAAGCTCTCCCTGGACCTCAGCTGACCCCATGGGATGCCTGGGAGGGCGGGAAGGTCTGGGAGGGCGAGGTAAACGCTAGGAAATTGACCGGGCGGGCCGGCAGGAGCTGGCACCAAGGGTGCTTGGCACTAATTAGGAGGCAGTGAGCACAGCAGGTGTGCTGGGGCTAGAAGGATGACGCACAAATGACTGTGGGCTGCATGAGCATGGAGGAGCACGTGATGGGAGGGTGAGCGGCAAGGGGACTGGTAAGAACACTAATTGAAATGAGCAAGACTAGACAGGTGAGCACAGCGTGCCCTGAGCTGCACTCTTCAGGTGCAACGCGCGGTAGGTATTCTCCCAGCGTTACAGACAAGAGCTGAAGCcctagggggtgggggggtgagggtaATGGGCTCAGGGCGGCATAGCTACAGGGGTGCAGCCTGGATTTAAGAAGCCGCGTGTTTGACCCCAGAGGCGGTGCTCTCCATCCCCGCTGCGCTGCCCGTCCCGCAGGTGGCGAGTTAACTTGAGCCAAAGCATCACCTGTGGTGTCGCCGCCTCTCTGGCCACTGCTCCCGCAGCAGGTTGCTAAGCCGGGCATCCCTGCTCACCAGGTCTGACAGTTTCTGGGAGGAGCCAAGGTTCACTGAGATTCCATGTCCGCCCCGGCAGCCCGGTCCAGCCCTGCCTCACTCCCAGGTACCTGGAGGAAGCTGGTGGCCACAGTGTCGGTGTGGAGCACGGGGCCGTACAGGGCCACCCACTGGCTGACCAGCCGCAGGATCTGTTGTCTCTTGTTGCAGATGTAGGTGCTGCCCTCCTGCTCGCTGCCTCCCGCGGGCTCCGCGTGGAAAGTGGGCACCAGTCAAGGGAACCACAACATCCAACCAGACCACCCACCACACCTTGGGCAAGGGAGGGGCAGGATGCCCAGATCCCACGCACAAGCTGGGCCTGGCATGATGCTGGCACTTTGGAGGGTTCGGCACAGCCATGATACGAGGGattccttctccccactccacACACCATCCTCATCCCCTGGGGCTGGAAGGATATTGGTGCAGGAGGGCAGCGCAAAGCTGGGCAGTGGGCATGAAGACACTGTGGGTCAGGAGGAAGTCGCTGAGGAATGTCTCTGTAGggcagggacaggggacaggtgGGGGGCTTCAGCGGTCAGGTCTACTGAGCACAAGTATATGCACAGCTGGAGCATCCCTTTCCCCAATCCCACCATGGACAAGGGACCAGAGATGCCCAATCCCTGTCACTGCACTTCCCACCCAAGCCAAGAACACAGGAACGCAAACTTCCCGCCAACTGACCAAATGGACCAAACTAGCACCCGATGAGGTCAGACGGCAGGGTGCCTGGCCCTCTCCCATGCTGTGCTGACCACCCAATGAGTCAGAGAGCAGTCAGGGTGTCTCTTGCCCCTACCTGTTGGGTCATGAGCACTGGAATCAGGCCGCATGGCCTCCAACAGAAGCTCTAGGATCTTCTCCGGGGTGCCAGACATCACTATATACCTAGCAGAAGCAGCCAGTCCATAGCACTTATGCCACGACTCCCCTTCCCACAGCCGGGGCAGACATCAATAATCAATCATATCACTCCTCCCTATTTGCCAGCCCTCTCTCAccttggggtggaggggggaccAACTCAGGGGATGCCTCTTAGTCCCTGGAAGCCTCTCCACCCCCAGGTGGCCAGAGGGCAGGGGTATGACACGGGGAAGGGCGTAAAGCCTGGGAAATGGAAGGAGAGAAGGTGGGCAAGAGAGATGGTATGGAGAGGGAGCACGGTGGGTATGTTACCGGTTCCTGCCTGGGGTTGGGGGACGAGAAGGGCCAGTGCCCTGAGAGGTTCTCTCCAGCACCAACACCACTTTGCCATGTTCCTCCAGCCTCATGGTCTTTGCTTCCACATCCTGCAGAACAAGCCAACACCCAGTGCTCAACATACACCATGACTCCTTTCCCCACCCTAgagcttctccctctccctcccccattccaAACCCTGAACCCCACAAGGCT from Balaenoptera ricei isolate mBalRic1 chromosome 10, mBalRic1.hap2, whole genome shotgun sequence carries:
- the RAPGEF3 gene encoding rap guanine nucleotide exchange factor 3 isoform X12 → MVHHLEGICQCGDPRQGPGDHTARGRRLWAAGSGERCTPGSYHHPARRQLSFSSRGQAGLQPYHQGCGSKDHEAGGTWQSGVGAGENLSGHWPFSSPNPRYIVMSGTPEKILELLLEAMRPDSSAHDPTETFLSDFLLTHSVFMPTAQLCAALLHHFHAEPAGGSEQEGSTYICNKRQQILRLVSQWVALYGPVLHTDTVATSFLQKLSDLVSRDARLSNLLREQWPERRRHHRIQGLDFKSCLSHQIFDPHQICKPLSLWLENGCGNASPQMKVSAPNEVLSLLRGPSCPHSSRDHRAPPSAPTQGALHGKPPSPVGPRHIHGSGISVHGARASCGAGARPCRETQRSKARNMPVWLPSQDEPLPSSNCAIRVGDKVPYDICRPDHSVLTLQLPVTASVREVMAALAQEDGWTKGQVLVKVNSAGDAIGLQPDARGVATSLGLNERLFVVSPQEVHKLTPHPEQLGPTVGSAEGLDLVSTKDLAGQLTDHDWSLFNSIHQVELIHYVLGPQPLRDVTTANLERFMRRFNELQYWVATELCLCPVPGLRAQLLRKFIKLAAHLKEQKNLNSFFAIMFGLSNSAISRLAQTWERLPHKVRKLYSALERLLDPSWNHRVYRLALTKLSPPLIPFMPLLLKDMTFIHEGNHTLVENLINFEKMRMMARAARMLHHCRSHSSVPLSPLRSRVSHLHEDSQATRISMCSEQSLSTRSPASTWAYVQQLKVIDNQRELSRLSRELEP
- the RAPGEF3 gene encoding rap guanine nucleotide exchange factor 3 isoform X11; this encodes MGSWPWGWGSIPGAKPWESARCCWMKVPSVMDRDTQFYRFPGSEPEPAGIHELEEELAEALALLSQRGPDALLTVALRKPPGQRTDEELDLIFEELLHIKAVAHLSNSVKRELAAVLLFEPHSKAGTVLFSQGDKGTSWYIIWKGSVNVVTHGKGLVTTLHEGDDFGQLALVNDAPRAATIILREDNCHFLRVDKQDFNRIIKDVEAKTMRLEEHGKVVLVLERTSQGTGPSRPPTPGRNRYIVMSGTPEKILELLLEAMRPDSSAHDPTETFLSDFLLTHSVFMPTAQLCAALLHHFHAEPAGGSEQEGSTYICNKRQQILRLVSQWVALYGPVLHTDTVATSFLQKLSDLVSRDARLSNLLREQWPERRRHHRIQGLDFKSCLSHQIFDPHQICKPLSLWLENGCGNASPQMKVSAPNEVLSLLRGPSCPHSSRDHRAPPSAPTQGALHGKPPSPVGPRHIHGSGISVHGARASCGAGARPCRETQRSKARNMPVWLPSQDEPLPSSNCAIRVGDKVPYDICRPDHSVLTLQLPVTASVREVMAALAQEDGWTKGQVLVKVNSAGDAIGLQPDARGVATSLGLNERLFVVSPQEVHKLTPHPEQLGPTVGSAEGLDLVSTKDLAGQLTDHDWSLFNSIHQVELIHYVLGPQPLRDVTTANLERFMRRFNELQYWVATELCLCPVPGLRAQLLRKFIKLAAHLKEQKNLNSFFAIMFGLSNSAISRLAQTWERLPHKVRKLYSALERLLDPSWNHRVYRLALTKLSPPLIPFMPLLLKDMTFIHEGNHTLVENLINFEKMRMMARAARMLHHCRSHSSVPLSPLRSRVSHLHEDSQATRISMCSEQSLSTRSPASTWAYVQQLKVIDNQRELSRLSRELEP
- the RAPGEF3 gene encoding rap guanine nucleotide exchange factor 3 isoform X1 is translated as MKVGWPGESRWQVGLAVEDSSVLGAPPVGGLPDVVPEGTLLSMVLRRMHRSRSCSYQLLLEHQRPSCIQGLRWTPLTNSEESLDFSVSLEQASTERVLRAGKQLHRHLLATCPNLIRDRKYHLRLHRQCCSGRELVDGILALGLGVHSRSQAVGICQVLLDEGALCHVKHDWAFQDRDTQFYRFPGSEPEPAGIHELEEELAEALALLSQRGPDALLTVALRKPPGQRTDEELDLIFEELLHIKAVAHLSNSVKRELAAVLLFEPHSKAGTVLFSQGDKGTSWYIIWKGSVNVVTHGKGLVTTLHEGDDFGQLALVNDAPRAATIILREDNCHFLRVDKQDFNRIIKDVEAKTMRLEEHGKVVLVLERTSQGTGPSRPPTPGRNRYIVMSGTPEKILELLLEAMRPDSSAHDPTETFLSDFLLTHSVFMPTAQLCAALLHHFHAEPAGGSEQEGSTYICNKRQQILRLVSQWVALYGPVLHTDTVATSFLQKLSDLVSRDARLSNLLREQWPERRRHHRIQGLDFKSCLSHQIFDPHQICKPLSLWLENGCGNASPQMKVSAPNEVLSLLRGPSCPHSSRDHRAPPSAPTQGALHGKPPSPVGPRHIHGSGISVHGARASCGAGARPCRETQRSKARNMPVWLPSQDEPLPSSNCAIRVGDKVPYDICRPDHSVLTLQLPVTASVREVMAALAQEDGWTKGQVLVKVNSAGDAIGLQPDARGVATSLGLNERLFVVSPQEVHKLTPHPEQLGPTVGSAEGLDLVSTKDLAGQLTDHDWSLFNSIHQVELIHYVLGPQPLRDVTTANLERFMRRFNELQYWVATELCLCPVPGLRAQLLRKFIKLAAHLKEQKNLNSFFAIMFGLSNSAISRLAQTWERLPHKVRKLYSALERLLDPSWNHRVYRLALTKLSPPLIPFMPLLLKDMTFIHEGNHTLVENLINFEKMRMMARAARMLHHCRSHSSVPLSPLRSRVSHLHEDSQATRISMCSEQSLSTRSPASTWAYVQQLKVIDNQRELSRLSRELEP